The following DNA comes from Xiphophorus hellerii strain 12219 chromosome 5, Xiphophorus_hellerii-4.1, whole genome shotgun sequence.
GCAAGAATGAAATATGTCCTTACTTTTGTAGCCTAGTTTAGTGACTGGTTCTGGCCAAATCTGCTTTTGAGAAGAAGTTGTTGGAGGAGTGGCTCTGATTACTTTGAAATTGAAAGAAAGCATAGGAAGTAAAATcaacaattttaattttaaaaagcttttaattctcactctttaaaaatgtgaagtgTCTTCTGCATTACTCTTCTGTTGTGATCTGGGGCTGAACAAAATAATTCCTACGGACACAGATGTCCCCTGCACGACCCGTTGCCATGAGAGACAGGTTGTGTTGATACACGACGAGTCTCGGATGTTTGTAGATTTCCGTGTTTCTTTGCTTGATAAAGAAAATTTGAAGAAGAGATAATTTCTCATATTGTAGATGCAGCTATAAAGAAAACTATatgaatcaaaaataatattgtcttattttagaacTTATTCTAAAAAAGAATCCATAGGAATGAAACTAGGTACACTGTCACCATTTATAATGACTCATCCGTCTTCCTTGACCTGCCGTTCTTCAGGTGCGCTTCATCACAAAGATCTGGCATCCTAACATCAGCTCAGTGACCGGAGCAATATGTCTGGACATTTTAAAAGACCAGTGGTGAGTGTGTAGAGCTAAACGCTGTGATCTGTGGCGTTCAGAAATCAACTCGCGTTCACATGTTGAATCTGTCTCACTCAGGGCAGCTGCTATGACCCTGCGGACCGTGCTGTTGTCCCTACAGGCTCTTCTTGCTGCGGCAGAACCAGATGATCCACAAGATGCAGTAGTTGCAAACCAGGTGAGAATtactttctattttcttttccttttggcAAAAATCAAGTTGGtcttttgtttaacttttttttactttgagaaCAACTTCTTACAAAACTGAAAAGCtggatctttttttaaattgatttctgaattttctgTCTTGAATCCTCAGTACAAGCAGAACCCAGAAATGTTCAAACAGACAGCAAGGCTGTGGTCACACGTCTACGCCGGCGCTCCGGTATCCAGTCCGGACTACACGCGAAAAATAGACAAACTCTGTGCCATGGGCTTCGATAAGGTTAGAGACACTTCTCTGGTTCTGAGCACTGCGTTTAAACATATCCTCACATGACACGATTTTAGGCGAAAGCAAAACTTTTTCATTACCTACTGTAGAAAACAATATAGAGATAACATAATTCCCTCATTACATTCTTCTACAGACAATTGTTTAATAGTTTTTCTAATGTTcagccatttttatttcaggcttAATCTATATATCTTTACACAGATGTATATTTTTGAATTccagtaagattttttttcagctgccTGAACAGATGGTAATTAAGTTGTGCTTAAGGGAGAATTAAGCAAttatatttgaaagaaagtagATATTTTGAGTGCAACTATTACAAAGGTATGACATACTGctctcaaataaaaaatacaagttcttgatatttgactttttaattcCTCCTTGTGTGCTGGCAGGAACTCAAGTGAGGAAATTTGAGTGATTTATTGGACAAAGTGAAGAGAAACTATAAACAAAAGAGTCAATCACATCACACTAGGATCAATTCAATACCAATACTCACCTTGGTATTAATGGTAACGATATTTAGATTGATATGCCCAGGTCTAGTAataagccttaaaataaattaactttaatgcAGCAGAAATCATGAAAAATCCTGATCTTTTCGTACATGCATTACGGTAACTTACATGCAGTTAACAGGCATGCCttgttttgttgggttttaaAAGATTGATGTGTTAGCTAAAAATGAATTAACTAGTGCTGAAACAAGGAGCAAGAAACTTTTGTTAATTGAAAACAACATGCGTAAAAGTATTACAGTAGTTTAATTTTGGAGCACAGACTTGCATCTTCACGCTTGTCCCCTCTCTCGTTTTCAGAATGCAGTAATAGCGGCCTTGTCTTCAAAATCCTGGGACGTGGAAACGGCGACAGAACTTCTCCTCAGCAACTAGGACCCATCCAGGTGTGAGGAtccaaaaagaaataaaaactcccATCATCAGAGCACCTCAGCTCCTCCGGGCGCCATGCCAACGTCACATTTTGCTAAGCAGACACAAACCCTGTCACATTCAGCACATCAGGCTGAAGCTTCTGTTATTAGAAGTTTGCTACAAACGCCAGTAGCATCACAGTTGCCAATATGTTCACCGCTTTGTTGCCTGTCCATCACATCAAGGATTTCCCTTTTATTTCCtcttaaatatgtttataaGCCCCAACAAATTCAGCCCctcattttgtttccatttctcccccaaaagaaacatttacttTGCCCATTTTCACCATTTGCACTTTTATTTTGCTCACAGTTGTCTGTCAAATTTCTGCAGGGTAAAACATGAGGGGAGCCACACACGCTGTTTTCTACCTACCACATGTTTATTTAGTAGGGAGTTGGACTTTGCATCATATTCTCTCCTACAGACTCTCAATGCTGTAAGCTGGATATAAAATACTTGACTTGGATAGTGCTGAGCATTGGGCGGTGTGCCGGGTTTTTCCTGAGCCGTTTGATGTTCCGATCCACTGCAGGAGTTTGGTCGATGCATTTTGTACATTCAACTAGGAAAAGCCCAGCACATCCATATCCTCCACCATTTGCACACATGTACAAGAAACAAGAGTTAGCTGTAAATAATGTGTGTAAATTTAAATCTATATTggggatgcttttttttttcttacattgtAAAACTAGTTATTCTAAATATGAACTATGCCTACTTTCCAGTTGGACTTTTCGTGCATTTATGATCCATGAGAAGTCCCACAAAACgtctctttttattattttttttaaagaggttaTACCCTCCAAAATCCCGATCTGTGCAAGTCATAACACGCCAGCTCCTCTGCTGTGCCacaatcaaatatttttctagTCTTTTATTCTTGCATGTTCTTTTGCCTTTTACTACAGTTGGCCAAATTGTTTAGTGGGAGTTAGTTCATTTgaacatttccttttaaaaaaaccccacaaagtAAAGCCAATTTGAGCTTCGTTCTTCCTGCTCTTTGAAccggtttttgtttttcccagagCAGGCGAGCGACCGTTGGGCATGAATGTCGAGATTGATTTAGGTTTGTAAAGCTGCAGTGGTCGCCTGTTGCAACCAGATTAAAAATTTATTGTATAGTTGATTTTTGAGgggatgttattttatttctgagccACTCAACCCTAATGTTGACCATATGTACACTGCCTTGCAACAAAAAAGTATTAATATCCAATTTGTCATTTAAAGCAACaaacttcattttgttttatttaacaaacaagTAGAGCGTgactgaagtggaagaaaaacttgttttaatcagATAAGTTTGGCTTTTGCATTTCTGTTCAGTCACAGTCAGTACTTTGGAAAACCAATATTTATAACTACAGCAGCGAAAAGGAAGGAGACAGGAAAATTGCACAGCAGTAGCTCTCGAATACTTGAGCAATCCCGCTGTAGCATTTACTCCCTCCATTACTCTTTGCAGAAGTCTTGTTTGTAGAGTCTAAACATAATTTGaagttttttcacagattttaatttaatttagatcTGGACTGGGTGTTTAGGTCTATTGTCCTTTTCAGTCAAGTATTTCCCATGCCTGTCCTGCACTGAGCTTCATCCATCTTCTAGTCTAAATAATCAGCCCcatattttaccattttcttcCGGGTGAGGCGCAGTGTTCGCATATCTGCTGTTTTCTCTGTGTGGTTTAACTACAGTAACTTAACAGTTGTCCTGTGAATaaattcttccacctgagctgtagCTCCTCCAGATGTGTGCCTCTAGGCAGGTGCTTTAAAGTATGCAATAGATTGAAAGATTTTTGTCTgcagaaagattaaaaacaattgtCTCCCTTCCATTTCAGAAGTGtttgaaatctgaaaatattaaaagtggTATGAACGCTTTAGACGCTCTAAATATAGGTTATGTCCCAAATGTGCTTTACTATACAAAAacaattccttttattttataaacGTAAAACTCTTTGTTCTTTTTAGCGACACTGACAAGCTTGGCAGAAAAGTGTTTGCATTTTATCAAGGCCACTTATTTAAAGGTTTCTTTTCAATTGACCTCCAGAGGAGCAGCGTATTAAAATTTGAGTTATTGTGCAAAAATCTCTGCTGCTGTCGGTGAGACAAGTTCAGAGGCAGGCAGAAGGTACAGTCTGCTTTATCTGTAAATAGACGGACTTGTAAAGCGCACCAGTGTCTTCTAGATCTACAGTTTTGTCAGAAAGGGGCAGAGACGAGCGGCCGCCTCCTCCATCCACCCCGTCTTCCTGCTGTTCTCACCATGTACAATGTTGCACGATGACGAAGCGTTAAAAAGAAGGGGGGCTGTTGCATTTCAGTTTCTCCGTTTTAAatagacttgtttttttttattggaagcAAGCATCAGCAGCATAAAAAGCATGGTTATTTATTGTGAcagtgtcatgtttttattgattaaaaaaaaagtggggaaaaaaaaaaagaagtttgccTGTGTTTTTGAAATTGCACCTTGAAAACAGGGATCCAAGACAAAATCTACTGCACCCAGACAtctaaaagcatttattttttgtgaaaaaaaggttgaatataatgaaatgcattttttttttaaaaactacatccaAAATAAGTCAACACAAAAGGTTCCCGTTTATGAAAGTAGGACTTGCCCAACgtaagagttaaaaaaaatgttatttgttggGAAAAccataaggaaaaaaaacaaactccaaatCTATGTGTCTAATATTGATTTATGTAttcaaaaagtggatttttttgtttgtttttaaaaaaagaccaaaatccCTGATGGACTGAAGTATTGTGGCAGCAAACCGAACTTGCCCCACAGGAAGGCCGTCAAAAAgcaactagaactttttaatcCGCCCTTCTGATGCCAATCACTTAAACAGTTTATAAAATCTGTCCAACGCATTCAATGTCACCTTAAATTCCTGCAAAGTAACTCACATTtacaaagttattttcttttttttttttttttaacttttgtgtGTATTTACAAACTCAACTGGTGAGCTGGAAAGAAACCCTGCAGTCCAGACACGAAGGAGGAAGACATCAAGACTCAAACAGCAGAagatgttggttttttttgttgttttcccagGGAATTTAATAAGCAAGAATCATTATCAGATCAAAACGCTTGTAAAATGTCCATCccagttggttttatttttttcttcttaaaaatgGCTCCAAAAAAGAAGCGAagagcaacaaacaaaaagggGGGGGGAGGAATAGGTTTCTGAGTAAGACCTACATACAGAGCTTCAAATCAATGACTACAGGGTGTTTAAAATCTCCTAGTATGatggtgtgtatgtgtgtgcgtgcgtgcttGTATATTGTGT
Coding sequences within:
- the ube2kb gene encoding ubiquitin-conjugating enzyme E2Kb, whose translation is MANIAVQRIKREFKEVLKSEETSKNQIKVDLVDENFTELRGEIAGPPDTPYEGGRYQLEIKIPETYPFNPPKVRFITKIWHPNISSVTGAICLDILKDQWAAAMTLRTVLLSLQALLAAAEPDDPQDAVVANQYKQNPEMFKQTARLWSHVYAGAPVSSPDYTRKIDKLCAMGFDKNAVIAALSSKSWDVETATELLLSN